In Paenibacillus guangzhouensis, a single window of DNA contains:
- a CDS encoding AraC family transcriptional regulator yields the protein MATKGSSDMKNETIDYSDRLDGPSLTAFWGTENSDHDFRLGTREYDWHSHKRGQIFCVESGLIHVRTVHGSWLLPPHRAGWIPPDVRHKVSVSGAMNGWCVLVLPEIGRDLPPHPCVIGISELMYALVRRAASWYDQDFLEPKQERIAAVLLDEIVQAPLEPLHLPMPSEPRLLRIANEILQCPEDNRTLDDWAAWAALSPRTLRRLILAETGLTFAQWRQQARLTHGLEMLARGDSVAMIADALGYSSPSSFIAMFRRAFGDSPGRYLAAREEK from the coding sequence ATGGCCACGAAAGGATCGAGTGATATGAAAAATGAGACAATTGATTATAGCGATCGGCTGGACGGTCCTTCTTTGACCGCGTTCTGGGGCACGGAAAATTCCGATCACGATTTCCGGCTTGGCACGCGCGAATACGATTGGCACAGTCACAAGCGCGGACAAATCTTTTGCGTGGAGAGCGGCCTTATTCATGTCCGCACCGTGCATGGCTCATGGCTGCTTCCCCCGCATCGTGCTGGTTGGATACCGCCGGACGTGCGTCATAAGGTCAGCGTGAGCGGCGCGATGAACGGATGGTGTGTGCTTGTCCTTCCCGAGATCGGTCGCGATTTGCCACCGCACCCTTGCGTGATCGGGATTTCCGAGTTGATGTACGCTTTGGTCCGGAGGGCTGCCTCCTGGTACGATCAGGACTTTCTGGAGCCGAAGCAGGAGCGAATCGCTGCCGTTTTGCTCGATGAAATCGTTCAAGCTCCGTTGGAGCCTTTACACTTGCCTATGCCTTCCGAGCCCCGTCTTCTGCGCATTGCGAACGAAATCTTGCAGTGTCCTGAGGACAACCGAACGCTGGATGACTGGGCTGCATGGGCCGCTCTTTCCCCTCGGACCTTGCGGCGGCTGATTCTGGCGGAAACCGGCTTGACGTTCGCTCAGTGGCGTCAACAGGCGCGGTTGACGCATGGGCTGGAAATGCTGGCACGGGGGGATTCTGTCGCGATGATTGCCGACGCGCTCGGCTATTCTTCGCCCAGCAGTTTCATCGCGATGTTCCGACGTGCTTTCGGGGACTCACCGGGACGTTATTTGGCGGCACGAGAGGAGAAATAA
- a CDS encoding MFS transporter codes for MNSASSSTATVGSTSLLRPGVPAWIASTIACVCAFMVVMDSSIVNVALSAMSADLGLSATGQQWVVDAYLLMLGGFMLLASRASDIYGRKVILQTALMLFTGASLVGGLATSSVMLIAARAVQGFGGSVLATSTLAVIVASYPKGPKQKRAISLWAASSSLASAFGVIIGGIFTSFASWRWVMFVNVPIGVVLIIIVALSLQHQPKNAKREKLDIPGAAAITLSVAAFIYGITQTVDRGWDSPVVLWTLGLSLILLTAFVWVELRVKQPLIRLEIFRHRNVSVGMIMVLGLGATLTANMYFLSLVLQNIEGYSPFDTGLALLPMASTLATTAIVSRRLEDAGFHRLPFFGGLLAAAGFVWLNWLPLHPDYVTWLLLPSLLIGAGLGLMLMTAIHAVLAGIPSKDSGIAAGLQNTARQLGGALGIAVLVTVAHAVASGQPTADGIAGASQLSGYHAAFLTSGGISGISALASLLLRRHAS; via the coding sequence ATGAACTCTGCATCTTCTTCAACCGCGACAGTCGGCTCGACATCATTGCTGCGACCTGGTGTTCCTGCATGGATTGCCTCGACTATCGCTTGTGTTTGCGCGTTTATGGTTGTCATGGACAGTTCCATCGTTAACGTCGCGTTATCGGCGATGAGCGCCGACCTTGGTCTCTCGGCCACGGGGCAACAATGGGTTGTGGACGCGTACTTGTTAATGCTCGGCGGCTTCATGCTACTCGCTTCCCGAGCAAGCGATATCTATGGGAGAAAAGTCATTCTGCAAACCGCGCTGATGCTATTCACAGGTGCGAGCCTTGTCGGCGGCCTTGCCACAAGCAGTGTTATGCTAATCGCTGCACGGGCTGTTCAGGGCTTCGGAGGATCGGTGCTGGCTACATCTACGCTAGCGGTTATTGTGGCCTCTTATCCGAAAGGTCCCAAGCAGAAACGGGCGATCTCGCTATGGGCAGCATCTTCGTCGCTCGCTTCCGCTTTCGGAGTTATTATCGGCGGTATTTTTACCAGCTTCGCCAGTTGGCGCTGGGTTATGTTTGTCAATGTGCCCATCGGCGTTGTGCTTATAATAATCGTTGCGCTCAGTCTCCAGCACCAGCCGAAAAACGCCAAGCGGGAGAAGCTGGATATTCCTGGTGCGGCTGCGATTACACTCTCTGTCGCAGCCTTCATCTACGGGATCACGCAGACGGTCGATCGAGGTTGGGACTCACCGGTCGTTCTCTGGACTCTCGGATTATCGCTGATTCTCTTGACTGCGTTCGTCTGGGTGGAGCTCCGTGTGAAGCAGCCGCTGATTCGGCTCGAAATCTTTCGTCACCGGAACGTGTCTGTCGGTATGATCATGGTACTTGGGCTCGGCGCGACCTTGACGGCCAATATGTACTTTCTCTCGCTTGTCCTGCAAAATATCGAAGGCTACAGTCCGTTTGACACAGGTCTTGCCCTGTTGCCGATGGCCAGTACGTTAGCCACCACCGCTATTGTTTCTCGCCGTCTTGAGGATGCGGGATTCCATAGGCTTCCTTTCTTCGGCGGTCTTCTGGCCGCGGCAGGATTCGTCTGGTTGAATTGGCTGCCGCTTCATCCGGATTACGTTACCTGGCTGCTGCTTCCTAGCTTGCTCATTGGCGCAGGGCTAGGGTTGATGCTGATGACGGCCATTCACGCTGTGCTCGCTGGCATCCCATCCAAAGATTCCGGCATCGCTGCAGGGCTGCAAAATACCGCTCGCCAACTGGGCGGTGCACTCGGCATAGCGGTACTCGTAACCGTGGCTCACGCAGTGGCAAGTGGGCAGCCAACTGCCGACGGAATAGCCGGTGCTTCGCAACTGTCCGGGTACCATGCAGCTTTCCTGACAAGTGGGGGAATCAGCGGGATTTCGGCCCTAGCCTCCTTGCTGCTGCGCCGTCATGCCAGCTGA
- a CDS encoding SMI1/KNR4 family protein, with protein sequence MMAIQSILQKINEIKEKKITLPTQHKAISINPTLNADEISLFEESLNAKFPDDFKCFLSEIGNGGFGPGHGIIPLGAEMIIDPRIPIGNQDTIDTEKDFAYVSAWNYEPLRRAMEDGSSDQDKLMEYYFSVDRIAGAIRVCDWGGGGLGLLVVKGSEYGKVWSDYRGDFGGIFPETISSENLAHMSFLQWYEAWLDEIVLEVPLEERRFW encoded by the coding sequence ATGATGGCCATTCAATCCATTTTGCAAAAAATAAATGAAATAAAGGAGAAAAAAATAACTCTTCCTACCCAGCATAAAGCAATATCTATCAATCCTACGCTCAATGCTGATGAAATTTCTTTATTTGAGGAAAGTTTGAATGCTAAATTTCCCGATGACTTCAAGTGTTTTTTATCTGAAATAGGAAATGGAGGGTTTGGTCCCGGTCATGGAATCATTCCGCTTGGCGCGGAAATGATTATAGACCCGAGGATACCCATTGGAAATCAGGACACCATTGATACTGAAAAAGATTTTGCGTATGTATCGGCGTGGAACTATGAGCCGCTAAGACGCGCCATGGAGGATGGTTCTTCAGATCAAGACAAATTGATGGAATATTATTTTTCGGTCGACCGGATAGCAGGCGCTATCCGTGTATGCGATTGGGGCGGCGGCGGTCTGGGCCTGCTCGTTGTAAAAGGCAGTGAATATGGAAAAGTGTGGAGCGACTACCGAGGGGACTTTGGCGGTATTTTCCCTGAGACGATTTCAAGCGAAAATCTTGCACATATGTCCTTTCTGCAATGGTATGAGGCTTGGTTGGACGAAATCGTTTTGGAGGTGCCGCTGGAAGAGCGCCGGTTCTGGTAG
- a CDS encoding hybrid sensor histidine kinase/response regulator produces the protein MKKSYIILLLVFILVVLTGLRILWMETFHVSKQASIHNGQYDLRNWNAEDGSILLLDGEWEFYPSQWLIDGSRQQLFGDNAPRHIQVPGGWSEVLHADKPSPYGYGSYRLLLYVDPAKHLNYSIRVPSVRTASELYVNGRLLTVSGQVATTKDEYFSKDLPYSTTFTADDNGVIELVIQAANYVDSRSGGIVRSIKFGSEEAIAKEMKASIFMQFLAAIIFIMHAVYALILYVLGNKEKKLLYFSLLALCVTITSVFSTDEKLFHQLFYIGINWDFRLTNIAFVIAAYALLQCTNHRELPYWRRMYPVYKIMNLGTAGITLFLNPTQVIMLFPIYYVLGGTAGVITLITMFKKMIKDLKSNLLLLVSFLAFVNYVLWSLILLDSGLSLVYYPFDMIIAMGCLASEWFKGYFIMHANTKELAATLQRMNDHKDQFLANTSHEFKNPLHSMLNMSQSVLQREQHLLQERSIKELETVLSVGRRLTWILNDLIDVMSLREGNPRLQKKVIFIQPIVTGVMDMLQFNAEVKSITIANQISEDFPPVIADENRVIQIVFNLLHNAVKYTNEGTISIQAFTKDGKAYIVITDTGIGMDEQMLQRLFRPYEQGSTSVTMIEGGFGLGLSISKQLVELHEGTLDVSSVIGEGSKFTFSLKLADEEAKAWEEREGSNRLEPFESQTMAIQEIAFTVDLDQMELPLAAKGVTPTTPFQMNRNRPLVLIVDDDPVNLQVLEAILTPDEYELMMATSGKEALELLDTKDWDLVISDVMMPQMSGYELTRMIRERFTLTELPVLLLTARSQPKDIQSGFLAGANDYVTKPVEAVEIKSRIEALTTIKQSVREQLRLEAAWLQAQIQPHFLFNALNAVTALSEINLDKMRDLVDEFSNFLRNKFRFQDMGGLVPIEEELSLVRSYLYIEKVRFEERLEVVWEIDDYEELEVPFLSIQPLVENAIRHGVMKRARGGKIYIRISVHETHTEITVEDDGVGMDEVQLQRILERKADKRSGVGLINTDQRLKRHFGTGLHITSTLCTGTKVTFHVHNRLNSGDKAR, from the coding sequence ATGAAAAAGAGCTATATTATATTATTGCTAGTGTTCATATTAGTTGTTTTAACCGGATTGCGCATTTTATGGATGGAAACGTTTCATGTTTCCAAACAGGCGTCAATTCATAATGGGCAATACGATTTGCGCAATTGGAATGCAGAAGATGGCAGCATTCTATTACTTGATGGGGAATGGGAGTTTTATCCCTCACAATGGTTGATAGATGGTAGTCGGCAACAATTGTTCGGCGATAATGCGCCAAGGCATATTCAGGTACCGGGAGGATGGAGTGAAGTTTTGCATGCTGACAAGCCATCTCCATACGGGTATGGCTCTTATCGTTTGCTTCTTTATGTAGACCCGGCGAAGCATCTTAATTATAGTATTCGTGTACCCAGCGTACGCACTGCATCAGAATTATATGTAAACGGTCGATTACTTACTGTATCCGGACAGGTAGCGACAACAAAGGATGAATATTTTTCGAAGGACCTACCTTATTCTACAACCTTTACAGCAGATGACAACGGTGTAATCGAACTCGTCATTCAGGCGGCAAATTATGTGGATAGTCGAAGCGGGGGCATTGTCCGATCCATTAAATTTGGTTCAGAAGAAGCCATTGCCAAAGAGATGAAAGCTTCCATTTTTATGCAGTTTTTAGCAGCGATAATATTTATTATGCATGCTGTCTATGCACTTATTTTGTATGTACTAGGAAATAAGGAAAAGAAGCTGCTTTATTTTAGTTTGCTTGCATTATGTGTAACGATCACGAGTGTCTTTAGTACGGATGAGAAGTTGTTCCATCAGTTATTTTACATTGGTATTAATTGGGATTTTAGGTTGACTAATATTGCTTTCGTTATTGCAGCTTATGCTTTGCTCCAGTGTACGAATCATCGCGAGCTTCCATATTGGCGTAGGATGTACCCTGTCTATAAAATAATGAATCTAGGGACTGCCGGCATTACGTTGTTTTTAAATCCAACTCAGGTGATCATGCTCTTCCCTATTTATTATGTATTAGGTGGTACTGCTGGAGTTATTACGCTAATTACGATGTTTAAAAAAATGATTAAAGATTTAAAGAGCAATCTTTTACTGCTTGTCTCTTTTCTTGCGTTTGTGAACTATGTTCTTTGGTCGTTAATCTTGCTGGATAGCGGTTTGAGTCTTGTCTACTATCCGTTCGATATGATTATTGCGATGGGTTGTTTAGCCTCTGAATGGTTTAAGGGTTACTTTATCATGCATGCGAACACCAAAGAGCTTGCTGCAACCTTACAAAGAATGAATGACCATAAAGATCAATTTCTGGCAAACACTTCGCATGAATTTAAAAATCCGCTGCATAGCATGCTTAACATGTCACAATCCGTTTTACAAAGGGAACAGCATTTATTGCAGGAACGGAGCATCAAGGAGCTAGAAACGGTCTTATCTGTAGGACGTCGGTTGACATGGATATTAAACGACTTGATTGATGTAATGAGTTTACGGGAGGGCAATCCTCGTCTACAGAAAAAAGTCATATTTATTCAGCCGATCGTAACCGGAGTTATGGATATGCTTCAATTTAATGCAGAAGTAAAGTCTATCACAATTGCAAATCAGATTTCGGAAGATTTTCCCCCAGTAATTGCGGATGAGAATCGAGTGATCCAAATCGTGTTCAATTTACTTCATAATGCTGTGAAATATACAAATGAAGGGACAATTTCGATACAAGCTTTTACCAAAGACGGAAAAGCGTATATTGTGATTACTGATACGGGGATCGGAATGGATGAGCAGATGCTTCAGCGCTTATTCCGTCCGTATGAGCAAGGCAGTACGAGTGTGACGATGATTGAAGGCGGCTTTGGGTTAGGTTTAAGCATAAGCAAGCAGCTGGTTGAGCTGCATGAAGGTACTTTAGATGTATCCTCTGTTATAGGCGAAGGCTCGAAATTCACATTTTCGTTGAAGCTGGCGGATGAGGAAGCGAAAGCGTGGGAAGAAAGGGAAGGTTCGAACCGATTGGAACCGTTCGAGTCACAAACTATGGCGATCCAAGAAATAGCCTTCACAGTCGATTTGGACCAAATGGAACTTCCGCTAGCTGCGAAAGGGGTAACACCAACAACTCCATTCCAAATGAATCGAAATCGTCCGCTCGTATTAATTGTCGATGATGATCCAGTCAATCTTCAAGTGCTTGAGGCGATACTGACACCAGACGAATACGAGTTAATGATGGCAACGAGCGGTAAAGAAGCGCTGGAATTACTGGATACCAAGGACTGGGATCTGGTCATCTCTGACGTTATGATGCCGCAGATGTCCGGTTATGAGTTGACGCGGATGATTCGTGAGCGGTTTACACTGACAGAGCTCCCTGTTCTGCTCCTTACGGCAAGAAGTCAACCGAAAGATATTCAAAGCGGCTTCTTGGCTGGAGCCAACGATTATGTGACGAAGCCAGTGGAAGCTGTAGAAATCAAATCGCGGATTGAGGCGCTAACGACAATTAAACAATCAGTTCGGGAACAATTGCGTTTAGAAGCTGCCTGGCTGCAAGCGCAAATCCAGCCTCATTTTTTATTTAATGCGTTAAATGCTGTAACAGCTTTAAGCGAGATTAATCTGGATAAGATGCGTGATTTGGTCGATGAGTTTAGCAATTTTCTGAGGAATAAATTCAGATTTCAAGATATGGGTGGACTTGTTCCGATTGAAGAGGAGCTAAGTCTAGTGCGCTCTTATTTATATATTGAGAAGGTTCGATTTGAAGAAAGGCTGGAGGTTGTTTGGGAGATAGATGATTACGAGGAGTTAGAAGTTCCCTTTCTTTCGATCCAGCCTCTGGTGGAAAATGCGATAAGACATGGCGTTATGAAGCGCGCTCGTGGTGGCAAGATTTATATTCGGATTTCTGTCCATGAAACGCATACAGAGATAACCGTTGAAGACGATGGGGTTGGAATGGATGAGGTTCAATTGCAACGAATTTTAGAAAGAAAAGCAGATAAGAGGTCAGGTGTCGGATTGATCAATACGGATCAGCGATTAAAACGGCACTTCGGCACAGGACTTCATATCACAAGTACGTTATGTACAGGGACAAAGGTAACTTTTCATGTACATAACAGGTTGAATAGCGGGGATAAAGCTAGGTGA
- a CDS encoding chitinase codes for MKSEALDDLIVGESRVLTDSQVTSLWGGIDPQFSPDNAVAAVQRALPQEEYEQLFPCRIGTKEWHKISANLPNYNIDQTDYYSYNNLIAAITDVANIKYKLEYRQDDTKNSRVFRFDKKAKTQTLIYQNANFSTSNRTVPIISKTVDFGSFLKEGSELKRKRELAAFLANISHETGIVMSRFARGRQVWGLYWNEEISYINTTTVNYAEAHDYFPPVAGKSYHGRGPMQLSWNYNYGLISGIIYGSKDKLLQQPELIVNDGKLGFMTAILFWMTPQPPKPSAHDVVVGNWTPSESEISKGLTQAGFGITIMIINGILEGNLDETDRRIKSRVDYYRKITTQMGISLEGEKLITVGMSPF; via the coding sequence GTGAAATCGGAAGCTTTAGATGATTTAATTGTTGGCGAAAGCCGTGTTCTTACCGATTCCCAAGTCACATCCTTGTGGGGTGGGATAGATCCGCAATTTTCACCGGACAATGCCGTTGCTGCCGTACAAAGAGCACTGCCACAAGAGGAATATGAGCAATTATTCCCTTGCCGTATTGGCACGAAGGAATGGCACAAAATTTCTGCTAACCTACCAAATTACAATATAGATCAAACCGACTATTATTCATATAACAACTTGATTGCTGCCATTACAGATGTAGCTAATATCAAATATAAGCTGGAATATAGACAGGACGATACTAAGAACAGTCGCGTATTCCGATTCGATAAAAAAGCAAAGACACAAACGCTCATCTACCAAAATGCCAACTTTAGCACCTCGAATAGGACGGTTCCGATTATATCGAAAACGGTTGATTTTGGTTCCTTTTTAAAAGAAGGGTCTGAATTGAAGCGAAAGCGCGAGCTGGCAGCCTTTCTCGCCAATATTTCGCACGAAACGGGTATAGTTATGTCAAGATTCGCAAGAGGTCGGCAAGTCTGGGGTTTGTATTGGAATGAGGAAATATCCTACATTAACACCACCACTGTCAACTATGCAGAAGCACATGACTATTTTCCGCCAGTTGCGGGTAAATCCTATCACGGACGTGGACCGATGCAGTTGAGCTGGAACTACAATTACGGATTGATTAGTGGAATTATTTACGGCTCCAAAGACAAGCTGCTTCAGCAGCCTGAGCTTATTGTGAACGATGGCAAGTTAGGCTTTATGACGGCGATCCTGTTCTGGATGACACCACAGCCTCCCAAGCCTTCCGCTCATGATGTGGTGGTTGGCAACTGGACGCCTTCTGAATCGGAGATTTCTAAAGGATTAACACAGGCGGGCTTTGGTATTACCATTATGATCATTAACGGTATCCTTGAAGGTAACTTAGACGAAACCGACCGTCGTATCAAAAGCCGCGTTGATTATTATCGTAAAATTACGACACAAATGGGGATATCCCTTGAAGGAGAAAAATTAATTACTGTAGGCATGAGTCCATTTTAA
- a CDS encoding DUF4303 domain-containing protein gives MDFQVLQLKIEAAAKASFEQVRNKYSGQSFCGYALYSDSDAITVCPAVNSIDHLNKMIAGDPDDAIYYRWSPGEWDHEFEGAEFFKDISNLLYSEVMSIQSTERHRGYKEKVYECCVAALDTLKKEGFFSDMSESGVLVFTVSDDTHALECDWIARLNRKELAEEFHNWIGG, from the coding sequence ATGGATTTTCAAGTGCTGCAATTAAAAATCGAGGCGGCTGCGAAGGCTTCATTCGAGCAAGTAAGAAACAAATATTCAGGACAAAGCTTTTGCGGTTACGCCTTGTATTCTGACTCGGATGCAATCACCGTATGTCCGGCGGTAAACTCAATCGATCACTTGAACAAAATGATTGCAGGTGACCCTGATGATGCGATTTATTATCGCTGGAGTCCAGGGGAATGGGATCATGAATTTGAAGGTGCTGAATTCTTTAAAGATATATCCAATCTTTTGTATAGCGAAGTGATGAGTATACAGTCGACAGAAAGACACAGGGGCTATAAAGAGAAGGTTTATGAGTGTTGCGTGGCTGCGCTTGATACGCTGAAAAAGGAAGGCTTTTTCTCCGATATGAGCGAATCGGGAGTCTTGGTCTTTACTGTATCGGATGACACACATGCACTGGAATGTGATTGGATTGCCCGATTGAACCGAAAAGAACTTGCTGAAGAATTTCATAATTGGATTGGCGGTTGA
- a CDS encoding DUF6891 domain-containing protein — MIEQIELLVKTGFLSREEIFEILTEEYDISIEEEQLQTEINSLFNRHMEASKQWARPTHFENLATVFDMLCDGGIIALHNAGITISDGIDVAKECYEELIERGKLPAGYCFYHEQDIERAIDSNVLPIAFGTFRENPEHAVNVADVIVSFFESFGFHVLWNGDINSRIELRDFEWRKTYSEHESYGVERAVEIIAQSSYDLAFNAPRPADVGGGKADSDLPPYTKRTFSEIKHLLPADCWAYSRNEKNNGEFETETVLVYDGDLGVDHIHLDYPLGIDAQRGRGQHEAWLEQQSVFLILITGDLIVRNYIYNENTDGSTGLIVLGNVQASNIIVGGQEIYICGNLEVKELFWGEYNHGMLSVRGNMTASLFVETDEYYVGIKGERHFKKHWVDADEFDENDVQTVLAEGCYWIEDHDENYESETQLNREGMFNRLKANQPLVMEEWPEEPPRIFENEELSVNNLQRIMASPLFGEDDTYRFYIDDVSIKVSRPYLNEAGKKVGGNIYILQDDTYAVFIYIKESKKLFTTTKISLDIIYQNNAGEDWYQLDDRSPAPYVQLLKHYWPRILKEITYRESLNAEKIAYWQGQLRDTVTVEKIERILALPIITEKFNNYYDEDKSGFWSGSLHYCFRLPKGEDNPRIGGGKERRDLSLFPTIDGDFDVFLYHFDIETSDDGIKKVVLKFQPHNEGNTRQVEAAEIKHIQTALRFWSRIENTIFLHNDDFQAER, encoded by the coding sequence ATGATCGAACAAATAGAGCTGCTCGTCAAAACAGGCTTTCTTAGCCGAGAGGAAATCTTCGAAATATTAACGGAGGAATATGACATTTCAATTGAAGAGGAGCAGCTTCAGACAGAAATAAACAGCTTGTTCAATCGTCATATGGAAGCTTCTAAACAATGGGCTCGTCCAACGCATTTTGAAAATCTAGCGACGGTCTTTGACATGCTTTGCGATGGAGGCATCATTGCACTGCATAATGCCGGCATTACGATAAGCGATGGCATTGACGTTGCTAAAGAATGTTATGAAGAACTGATTGAACGAGGAAAACTGCCTGCGGGCTACTGTTTTTATCACGAGCAGGATATTGAGAGAGCTATCGACAGTAATGTATTGCCCATTGCCTTCGGCACGTTCAGAGAAAATCCGGAACACGCTGTCAATGTGGCGGATGTCATCGTTTCGTTTTTTGAAAGCTTTGGTTTTCATGTGCTTTGGAATGGCGATATCAATAGCCGTATTGAATTGCGGGATTTTGAATGGAGAAAGACGTATAGCGAGCATGAATCTTATGGGGTGGAACGCGCTGTTGAAATCATAGCGCAATCCAGTTATGACCTTGCCTTCAATGCCCCGCGTCCTGCGGATGTTGGCGGCGGAAAAGCGGATTCGGACTTACCCCCATATACCAAGCGTACTTTTTCGGAAATCAAGCACTTGCTCCCTGCAGATTGCTGGGCTTACTCTCGCAACGAGAAGAATAACGGCGAATTTGAAACTGAAACGGTGCTTGTATATGACGGAGACTTGGGCGTCGACCATATCCATCTTGATTATCCATTGGGAATCGATGCGCAAAGAGGGCGCGGGCAGCATGAGGCATGGCTTGAGCAGCAATCGGTGTTTTTAATCTTGATAACAGGGGACCTGATTGTCCGTAACTACATCTATAATGAAAATACGGACGGTTCAACAGGCTTGATTGTGCTGGGCAATGTACAAGCCTCCAATATCATTGTCGGCGGTCAAGAAATCTATATCTGCGGCAATCTTGAAGTGAAGGAATTATTTTGGGGCGAATATAATCATGGAATGCTTAGCGTACGCGGAAACATGACGGCTTCCTTGTTTGTAGAAACAGACGAATACTATGTAGGGATAAAGGGTGAACGCCATTTCAAGAAACATTGGGTGGATGCAGATGAGTTTGATGAAAATGACGTTCAAACGGTGCTCGCAGAAGGGTGCTATTGGATTGAAGATCATGATGAAAATTATGAGAGTGAAACACAGCTCAATAGAGAAGGAATGTTCAATAGACTGAAGGCAAACCAGCCCCTTGTCATGGAAGAGTGGCCGGAAGAACCGCCGCGGATTTTTGAGAATGAAGAATTGAGCGTGAACAATTTGCAGCGAATCATGGCCTCTCCTTTATTCGGGGAGGATGACACTTACAGATTTTATATAGACGATGTAAGTATAAAGGTGAGTCGACCTTATCTTAATGAAGCAGGCAAGAAAGTCGGCGGTAACATTTATATCCTGCAAGATGATACTTACGCCGTATTCATTTACATAAAGGAAAGTAAAAAGCTTTTTACTACTACGAAAATTTCTCTTGATATAATTTATCAAAACAATGCCGGGGAGGATTGGTATCAGTTGGATGACCGTTCTCCTGCACCGTACGTACAGCTCCTGAAACATTATTGGCCCCGTATACTGAAGGAAATCACCTATAGGGAAAGCCTCAACGCGGAAAAGATTGCCTATTGGCAAGGGCAGCTCCGTGACACGGTAACGGTTGAAAAGATCGAGCGAATACTCGCTTTGCCGATCATAACGGAAAAGTTCAATAACTACTATGATGAAGACAAAAGCGGTTTCTGGAGCGGCAGTCTTCATTACTGTTTCCGATTGCCCAAAGGAGAAGATAACCCCCGCATCGGCGGGGGTAAAGAAAGACGCGATTTGTCGTTATTCCCTACGATTGATGGTGATTTTGATGTATTCTTATATCACTTCGATATCGAAACAAGCGATGACGGTATAAAAAAGGTTGTATTAAAATTTCAGCCGCATAACGAAGGGAATACCCGTCAGGTTGAAGCCGCAGAAATCAAGCACATTCAAACGGCACTTCGGTTCTGGAGCAGAATTGAGAATACTATTTTCTTGCATAATGACGATTTCCAGGCGGAACGGTAA
- a CDS encoding SMI1/KNR4 family protein → MYVYAEQGIFFGKKIPFATDIHGHTYLLSLENDSYGQVVFLQHEYEDDQEYDLVAISFTDFLNEFVSKEKTFLK, encoded by the coding sequence ATATATGTTTATGCTGAACAAGGCATTTTTTTCGGGAAAAAGATACCTTTTGCAACAGATATCCATGGACACACATATTTATTGTCTTTAGAAAATGATAGTTATGGACAAGTGGTTTTTCTACAACATGAATACGAAGATGACCAAGAATATGATTTAGTCGCAATCAGCTTTACAGATTTTCTTAATGAATTTGTATCCAAAGAGAAAACATTCCTAAAATGA